The Candidatus Hydrogenedentota bacterium genome segment ACGTCGAATCCGCGATAGTTCGTACTAATTGGTTCGACCCAATCGGCAGTGTGGTCTTCGAAATCTCGTTTCGAGAACTTGCCACCGACAGATGCGGAAAATCGCACGATACGCTCCGCGATGTCGCCCCTGTAAAAGGCATCGGCTCCGCCCTTCACAATTTGCTCGAAGGTATCGGCCAACGCCGGGTTGCAGAAAATATCTCCAAATTCGGGCGCCTTTCCGCCGGGCATATACGTTTTAGCCAGCGTGTCATAACTGGCAGGGAATGGCCACGATCGGGCAATGATCGGTGAGACGGGAAATCCTTCGCGTGCATATCCAATGGCCGGTTTTAGAATGTCGGAAAACGACTTTGATCCAAACCGATTCAGCAATGCGGCCCACCCGCTTACGCAGCCCGGCACGGACCAAGCCAACGGCCCTTGTGAAGGAATCTGATCCAGACCGAGGGCCTTCGCGGCATCCAGGTTCCAATCGTAGGGCGCTCGGCCACTCGCGTTGAGTCCGAAGAGTTTCCTGTCTTTCTCGACCCAGACGATCGCGAAGAGGTCGCCGCCTGGACCGCAACTCATGGGCTCGACGAGACTCATCATTGCGCTGGCGCACACGGCGGCGTCGATAGCGTTGCCGCCGGATTTCAGCATTTCGACGCCAGCCATGCTGGATAGGGGTTGACTGGTACAGATCATTCCGTGTCTACCCGCGACCGTGGAGCGATTCTGGTTGCGGCCTGCGAGCCATTCCTTGCGAATTGGAACTTCACTCATGTGAATGGTCTCCCCTTCTGTAGCCGTGCGGCTTTCTTGCGGCGCAATCGTTGAACACTGGCTTGCCAATGCGCCCAAGGAAGCCGTGCCGGCCAATTGCATAAAGGTCCTTCGCTTCATGTGCTCGCCTCCGTTCGTGCCCTTAAGCCGTAGGCGCGGGGCATCGGGATCCAGCATACGACGAAGGCTGCCTGCAAGTCTCGTGCAAAACAGGAAGAACCGGTGAGGGACTCTTCGGAGTGTGGCGCTATTCGCGGGTGTGATTTTGAAAGAACTGCCAAATCAGCTCGGTGGCATCCACGTCCTGCGAGACCTTGCCGATGATGGATTCAACGAGGTACTGCGCTCCGCCGGGCCAGCCGTGCCCGCCACCTTCAACGCCGTAGAGATGGACCACCGCGCCATCGGTACCACCCGTGTGGGACTGGACCCAGATGCGAGTGCCGTCGTTGGGGTCTGCGTCGGGAAGGTAGGTTTTCTCGCCCACGCTTGTGCATGCGTTCCATGTTGACCAATACGCGACCGTCTCTTCGGTCGAGACAACCGTACCCTTGAACACCTTCCTGCGCTTGGGGAAATCCGGTGCAATCTCGCCTCCATTCCACGGCATGAGCGGGTCCTCTTCGCCGTTAAGGATGAGCATTGGAATCGGAGCGGCGGGTACACATGCACCGACTAAATCGGTTGGCATATTGGCAATAACGGGCGCCGCGGCGGCAAACAGCGGGGTGCGTTCGCAGAGCATGCGATACGTCATCATTCCCCCGTTCGATGCACCGGTGATATACACACGGGAGGCGTCAATCGCGAACTGCGACTGGATATGTCCGATCAGAGTCTCCAGAAAGCCAACGTCATCGACATTGGTATCCATCGACGTGTACGAGGTGCCTTGTCGTCCATCGTTCCAGTGCTTCTCGTACGCATCGGGATAG includes the following:
- a CDS encoding gamma-glutamyltransferase, giving the protein MSEVPIRKEWLAGRNQNRSTVAGRHGMICTSQPLSSMAGVEMLKSGGNAIDAAVCASAMMSLVEPMSCGPGGDLFAIVWVEKDRKLFGLNASGRAPYDWNLDAAKALGLDQIPSQGPLAWSVPGCVSGWAALLNRFGSKSFSDILKPAIGYAREGFPVSPIIARSWPFPASYDTLAKTYMPGGKAPEFGDIFCNPALADTFEQIVKGGADAFYRGDIAERIVRFSASVGGKFSKRDFEDHTADWVEPISTNYRGFDV
- a CDS encoding prolyl oligopeptidase family serine peptidase; amino-acid sequence: MSMLRAQCNRFRFRNLGIAMLTAVVSTLLSTACPASNSEVRHASLVHDGISRTYRLFVPLNLSSSNPAPLVLVLHGGGGNGDKMARLTKFDAAARKYGFIVVYPDAYEKHWNDGRQGTSYTSMDTNVDDVGFLETLIGHIQSQFAIDASRVYITGASNGGMMTYRMLCERTPLFAAAAPVIANMPTDLVGACVPAAPIPMLILNGEEDPLMPWNGGEIAPDFPKRRKVFKGTVVSTEETVAYWSTWNACTSVGEKTYLPDADPNDGTRIWVQSHTGGTDGAVVHLYGVEGGGHGWPGGAQYLVESIIGKVSQDVDATELIWQFFQNHTRE